The Carassius auratus strain Wakin unplaced genomic scaffold, ASM336829v1 scaf_tig00214659, whole genome shotgun sequence genomic sequence tcactcgattctgatgcgatattttaaaatgtgcataacAGCAGGGTGGTGGAAACCCAGCTACAGTTTTGTCTTTGctagagctgctttacagttGAAACCGAATTATAAttataacttaaattattttattcctgTTTGAGTTATGTGTCACTGATGCTGGTTTTCATTTATTACTACTGTATAAAGCTGTTTTCAAGCTGTCTGTATTGTATATAATGCTAttcccattcatccatccatttatttatttagttagttctTTGCAATTTTACTCTGACTTCAATCACATTAAACACCTTAATATACAAAAACTTACCAtagtttatttgttataatttgacagcaatatattttatataacaacgTATATAAcaacatattttgtatatattttgtttaaccaTGGTCTGTGTCACCATGATGTGTTTGATTGAAAATATACCGTTCATCAATATAAACCTTTTCCTCAGTAATTTCATTTGTGACTAACACTggctctgtctttctttctcagcTGGTGGGTGGAGAGTTCGACCTGGAGATGAACTTTATCATCCAGGACGCGGAAAGCATCGCCTGCATGGTGGAGCTGCTGGAGCACTGTGACGTAACCTGCCAGGCGGAGATCTGGAGCATGTTCACAGCTATCCTGCGGAAGAGCGTTCGCAACCTACAGACCAGCACCGAGGTGGGGCTCATCCAGCAGGTGCTGCAGAAGATGAGCGCCGTCGACGACATGATTGCAGGTGTGCTCTAAAGTAAAGAGTCACGAGATGATTTCATAGGATCCATGTTTGTTGACTAGGTATTACTAGTCAAATAACAATAagttgtaaattcaaataaataagtatttttaataataacaataataataaacatttatttttaaaacattaaataataaatataataataaaacatacacaataataaatagtataattgtataaatgtattatttttgttcttattattcataataaacattattactaatatatcattataattaaataaaaagtaaatattataataataaatataataaatattgcaataaatatcaatttgttgttgttgttttattattcatgttatttgcttcttatttttataataataataataaacatccttttattattattaaaaataaaaaataaatattataataaatataatattacagaagatatatattattatatattttttgtattagcagtattatttctaatattaacaataataatacaactaattttattgttattaaagaatattaaatagtacaataatatatagtatacatattacaacaaaaataatttattattgtattgtttttcaatttattggttgtattattattattattattattattattattattattaataaaccttattttatatattattactgttattatatggtaaaaataaaacagtaaatattataataaatataaatattacagaagatatcttattatatatataataataataataataatataattttaagagTATTACAGCATATTTTGGTTGTGTGTAAAATAATTGTCTTAAACTCTACCTTTGTCAACCAGTGTGTGGTTTATTATCTGTCAGTTTGTGCGTCACAATTAATAATTATGTCTTACGAGTGCAGTgattttaagtttattattttcaACAATTCTGCTCCATGTCTTATAGTGTTTATGCCATGTCTTTGTAAATAAGCCTTTTCATGGTATACAATCTATGGCTATACTGAGGTACATTTTGTAGCAGTGCAAACACCCAACATTTTGTCCTGGGCGCCCTGATTTCAAGGCACTTTGGTTCTGAAGACGTCTACTTTTTACATCACTGCTTTCAGTTCAAATAATTCAGCCAACTCAAAATCCAATTCACCAAAGAGAAAAGAATCAGTAATTTCTGTGCTAATCTTTGTTGTATCACATGCCAGTCCATATGTTCTAATCCTCTATGATTTGGCTCTGTTAAGTTTCAGAAAAATAGGTTTCACTGTCTCACTAAACCGCTCATTGTGCATTCTGTGTCCAATATTTCTGTGTAATTATGATCAGTGGACCATAGCCGTCGTTTATTGCAGGGGTAATGTGTAAAATTGGCTCTGTGAGCACATTTGGGAGAAAGCTTCTTTAGACAGATTCACATGTTAGAAAATGCCACTGCTAATCAGACAATTAGTTCTCATACGCTTCCAGCTTCTGTCCATTTTTGACCAAATTTCTGGCCTTTGAGTGAATGGCGTGTAACTGggttattttcaaaatcaaattacAATGATATTACGCCACGACAAACATCACTACTGAGGGTTGTTATTTTTCTCGAAATTAGATTATTTCATGTCTCGCGCAGCGCTTTGAAGAGCTACTAAATTCATAACGCAGATGTTTCGCAAATTACATCAGTAGACACTTTGACACCGAGCCATTACGGccaatatataaatgaatagacTTGCGTTTTCCATGCGATCTGATGACTTAAGGAGCCTCAGGAGAACATGCGGTAGATAATGTTCCAGCAGAAAGATAACGATTGGCTTCTTGCCCCAAGTGACATCATCCTCATGAGTCGGCAGTTTTGTGCACCGATAATGCTGAGTCATTTTGTTAACTTCTTTCTGTCTTCCTCAGATCTCTTAGTGGACATGCTGGGGGTCCTGGCCAGCTATAGTATCACAGTCAAGGAACTGAAGCTGTTGTTCAGCATGCTGAGGGGCGACGGAGGCATGTGGGTGAGTGCTCTTGCCCCTTTTTCCACCAACTGGATGCCATGGCTGTTAAAAACAAGGAACTAATTTTAACGCTAAAATATGTTTTGGAAGCTGATAAAAATGTGCAGACAATTAGCTAGACCTCCAACAAGCCCAGCCAATGATCTCCTGTCCACCAGTCCTCCACATGGACGCCTCTGTTTGTGGTTTGCCTGATGGATAGGTTATTGATTGGCTCAAGCAGTGGTTGCTTTGTTGGGTCGTTGATAATGGTAactattaaatcatttatttttgactCTCATGAACGCATGTAtctttttctctgttttcagTGACTTCTCTCATAATAATACGTTTCctttcatccctctctctctctctctctcactaattACAATGTCCTCTCTTAAttgttctctttctctgtgtgtcctGCGCCTATAGCCAAGACACGCCATTAAGCTCCTGTCTGTGCTGAATCAGATGCCTCAGCGGCACGGCCCTGACACCTTCTTCAACTTTCCAGGACGCAGTGCGGCGGTGAGAATCTCCTACACTTTTTACAATAAGACATGGGCCTTATAGGTATGAGCATGAGAGTCGTGTCAGATTTATAGTGCACCAATTTAAAAAGAGAGTATTTTAAATAGGTTAATCAggttaatatgcatttttttatatgcatgaaTTTAAGGAAATtagtgcttttattcagcaaaggctGCATTcagttgattaaaagtgacagtaaagatgtttataatgttacaaaagagttatatttcaaataaatgctgttcttttggactttctattcataacagaacatttttattacttaaatcgctagtgtatatttttagcaatagccaaaaaaacattgtattggtcaaaattatcaatttttattttatgacaaaaatcattaggatattaagtaaagattatgttccattaagggtttttgtaaatttcctaccgtaaatatataaaaacttaatttttgattagtaatatgcattgctaagagttaatttggacaactttaaaggcgattttttcattatttagattttttgcacccgagattccagattttcaaatagttgtatcttggccaaatagtGTTCCATCCCAACAAACAATCAATCAATGGaattcttatttattcagctttcagatgatatataatctcagtttctgaaatgtttacacttaagactggttttgtggtccagggttacagtAAGAGtgttttctgaagaatcatgtgacagtaaagacagagtaacgatgctgaaaattcagctttgctgtaatattgaataaattacattttaaatcatattaaaatagaaaacaattgatCAGTGCAGTCTTGCTTTTTCTAAATACATTAAAAGATCCTTAGCAGGCTTATAAAAAAGAGGGGtatctaaattatatatttatttatagaatagatatataataattcatattacaAATACAGGCTTCACATTTCTGCCCACATTTCTTCCTGTAGCCTTTAACTGCAAGggcataaatgtttttattgtgtgcaAACTGAGAGAATCATTATCTCAAATTATCTGACAGTATCGTCTGTGGTAATCAACactatgccacaaatgctgttatTAGAGCACAAATTATATTTAACCCAGGGTATTAACCACTGTACCAAGGTCCATTTGTACAAAGTGGTCAGCTGATTATATATCAGCTTATtctgtaaatgttattttcatagCTCCTATGTTTGTGCAAATGTTCTAATTTCCTTGTGTTTTGCCCCCCGGCAGGCCATTGCTTTGCCACCCATTGCTAAGTGGCCTTACCAAAACGGATTCACTCTCAACACATGGTTCCGAATGGACCCACTCAATAATATCAACGTAGACAAGGATAAACCATA encodes the following:
- the LOC113092597 gene encoding neurobeachin-like; this translates as MRKLSLKMSGLVVAALLKDISQPQRKIPILVQSNGWRLQRSSDYADAELHAKPWRSPCQLPPSPLLAQAFLVGGEFDLEMNFIIQDAESIACMVELLEHCDVTCQAEIWSMFTAILRKSVRNLQTSTEVGLIQQVLQKMSAVDDMIADLLVDMLGVLASYSITVKELKLLFSMLRGDGGMWPRHAIKLLSVLNQMPQRHGPDTFFNFPGRSAAAIALPPIAKWPYQNGFTLNTWFRMDPLNNINVDKDKPYLYCFRTSKGIGYSAHFVGNCLIVTSLKSKGKGFQHCVKYDFQPRKVSFDLSTHTSSTLEGGTVLKGPYGHC